A region of bacterium DNA encodes the following proteins:
- a CDS encoding isoprenylcysteine carboxylmethyltransferase family protein: protein MSLWCIWDLARHGRGTPAPSAAPQRLVVRGLYRLTRNPMYLAVLTLIFAWALLFRSTILLGYGLLVAAGFQLFVCGDEEPPLRARFGRECAAYCAQVGRWLPRRRPG from the coding sequence ATGAGCCTCTGGTGCATCTGGGACCTCGCTCGCCACGGGCGCGGCACGCCGGCGCCCAGCGCCGCGCCGCAGCGCCTGGTCGTGCGCGGCCTCTACCGCCTGACCCGCAATCCGATGTACCTAGCGGTCCTGACGCTGATTTTCGCTTGGGCCCTGCTCTTTCGATCGACTATCCTGCTCGGCTATGGGCTGCTGGTGGCGGCAGGTTTCCAGCTCTTCGTATGCGGCGACGAGGAACCGCCTCTGCGCGCCCGCTTCGGCCGCGAGTGCGCGGCGTACTGCGCGCAGGTCGGGCGCTGGCTGCCCCGGCGCCGGCCTGGATAA
- a CDS encoding GNAT family N-acetyltransferase has protein sequence MRDSVLPANAGAGGTVNGRGSPPRDAPPAPVLVRQATLADAEAIARVHIQAWRETYRGLVPAEHLAGLSVDRRAELWRRELGDPRQAPGLVVAEAGGAIVGFAAAGPAREPARGFAGELYAIYLLRNQQGRGCGRRLFLAAAAALAAQGIASFMLWVLRDNPNRGFYEHMGGAPFAEQRIVIGDRDLVEIAYGWPAPPGG, from the coding sequence GTGCGGGATTCAGTGCTGCCCGCGAACGCGGGCGCGGGAGGTACAGTGAACGGCCGCGGTTCCCCGCCGCGCGATGCGCCGCCGGCGCCGGTGCTGGTGCGCCAGGCGACCCTCGCCGATGCCGAAGCCATCGCGCGCGTCCACATCCAGGCGTGGCGCGAGACCTACCGGGGCCTCGTCCCCGCCGAGCACCTGGCGGGGCTCAGCGTCGACCGGCGCGCCGAGTTGTGGCGGCGGGAACTCGGGGACCCACGGCAGGCGCCGGGCCTGGTCGTCGCGGAAGCGGGCGGGGCGATCGTCGGCTTCGCGGCAGCCGGTCCGGCGCGCGAACCGGCGCGGGGTTTCGCGGGCGAACTCTATGCCATCTACCTGCTCCGGAACCAGCAGGGCCGCGGCTGCGGGCGGCGCCTCTTCCTCGCCGCCGCGGCGGCGCTGGCCGCGCAGGGAATCGCCTCGTTCATGCTCTGGGTCCTGCGCGACAATCCGAATCGCGGCTTCTACGAGCACATGGGCGGAGCGCCATTCGCCGAGCAGCGGATCGTCATCGGCGACCGGGACCTCGTGGAGATCGCCTACGGCTGGCCCGCGCCGCCAGGGGGGTGA
- a CDS encoding DUF1579 domain-containing protein has translation MRALALTAAICLGLAGAAIAKDEQPASMSHEDMMKAYAAAAAPGAAHALLAKSAGHWNATVKSWQDPAGEPMVSTGTEEAEMIFGGRYLQSHFRGDMMGQPFEGMGTLGYDNGKRKYVGTWFDSMGTGIMSYEGDYDAQKQELVCRGSYVDPLMGVETKVRLVTRFLSDDAHTFEFWGPAPGTDKEVKWMEMSYSRAVAGR, from the coding sequence ATGCGTGCACTCGCCCTCACCGCCGCCATCTGCCTCGGGCTGGCCGGCGCCGCGATCGCCAAGGACGAGCAACCGGCTTCGATGAGTCACGAGGACATGATGAAGGCCTACGCGGCCGCCGCTGCGCCCGGCGCTGCCCACGCCCTGCTCGCCAAGAGCGCCGGCCACTGGAACGCCACCGTCAAGTCCTGGCAGGACCCCGCCGGCGAGCCGATGGTCTCCACGGGGACCGAGGAGGCGGAGATGATCTTCGGCGGCCGCTACCTGCAATCCCACTTCCGGGGCGACATGATGGGACAGCCCTTCGAGGGGATGGGTACGCTGGGCTACGACAACGGGAAGAGGAAGTACGTCGGCACCTGGTTCGATTCCATGGGCACGGGGATCATGAGCTACGAGGGCGACTACGACGCCCAGAAGCAGGAGCTCGTCTGCCGCGGGTCCTATGTCGACCCCCTGATGGGGGTGGAAACGAAAGTCCGCCTCGTCACCCGCTTCCTCAGTGATGACGCGCATACATTCGAGTTCTGGGGCCCCGCGCCCGGCACCGACAAGGAGGTCAAGTGGATGGAGATGAGCTACTCCCGCGCTGTGGCGGGGCGTTGA
- a CDS encoding T9SS type A sorting domain-containing protein — protein MRRSLIIAALIALATPAAAQDAWEWIGPEYTNTAVIAVDADGAIFISGLYMGIRRSVDDGVTWTDLPGGPGDPTEMVVTGAGTLVSTDMWGYGVLVTSDKGENWTRVIVHDQYEWVSQLAVHPLTGDVYAAVNDGGGLHYSYDGGYNWQPTAASPLCTIYWDLAAGGNAGMWVKGDASLWRSDDYAASWDELGVPASTEEGGELFFAPSFALFMTGYDPNAGGTHLLRSWDFGDTWTELTEGLPEAEFACFDDIVFGNDCGTMLMADGCNGVYRSPDMGDHWTPYMEGLTATDIIALVNGPTGVHYAASLGSGVFKNARDAVAAPESPAAPRALLAQNHPNPFNPSTTLSFTLGEAGPVRLTLHDAQGRRLRTLVAGMYAAGTHELTLDASGLASGSYLCRLEASGERQARRITLLK, from the coding sequence ATGCGACGCAGTCTGATCATCGCCGCGCTGATCGCGCTGGCGACCCCGGCCGCCGCCCAGGATGCCTGGGAGTGGATCGGGCCGGAGTACACGAACACCGCCGTCATCGCTGTCGACGCGGACGGTGCGATCTTCATCAGCGGGCTCTACATGGGCATTCGCAGGAGCGTGGACGACGGCGTCACCTGGACCGACCTGCCCGGCGGACCCGGCGATCCGACCGAGATGGTCGTGACCGGCGCGGGCACGCTCGTGTCCACCGACATGTGGGGCTACGGCGTCCTCGTGACGAGCGACAAGGGCGAGAACTGGACGCGCGTGATCGTGCACGACCAGTACGAGTGGGTCTCACAGCTCGCGGTGCATCCCCTGACCGGCGACGTTTACGCGGCCGTCAACGACGGCGGCGGGCTGCACTACTCCTACGACGGCGGCTACAACTGGCAGCCCACCGCCGCGAGCCCGCTCTGCACGATCTACTGGGATCTGGCCGCGGGCGGGAACGCCGGCATGTGGGTGAAGGGCGACGCGAGCCTCTGGCGCTCGGACGACTACGCCGCGAGCTGGGACGAGCTCGGCGTGCCGGCCAGCACCGAGGAGGGCGGCGAGCTCTTCTTCGCCCCCAGCTTCGCGCTCTTCATGACGGGCTACGATCCCAATGCAGGCGGCACGCATCTGCTGCGCTCCTGGGACTTCGGGGACACCTGGACCGAGTTGACCGAGGGCCTGCCGGAAGCGGAATTCGCCTGTTTCGATGACATCGTCTTCGGCAATGACTGCGGCACGATGCTGATGGCGGACGGCTGCAACGGCGTCTACCGCTCGCCGGACATGGGCGACCACTGGACGCCCTACATGGAGGGCCTGACGGCGACGGACATCATCGCCCTCGTCAACGGGCCGACCGGCGTGCACTACGCGGCATCCCTGGGCAGCGGCGTGTTCAAGAACGCGCGCGACGCCGTGGCGGCCCCCGAGTCGCCGGCCGCGCCGCGCGCGCTGCTTGCGCAGAACCACCCGAACCCCTTCAACCCGTCGACGACGCTCAGCTTCACGCTCGGCGAGGCGGGCCCCGTGCGCCTCACCCTGCACGATGCGCAGGGCCGCCGCTTGCGCACGCTGGTGGCGGGGATGTACGCGGCGGGCACGCACGAGTTGACGCTCGACGCCTCCGGTCTCGCGAGCGGCAGTTACCTCTGCCGGCTGGAGGCGAGCGGCGAGCGGCAGGCGCGGCGGATCACCTTGCTGAAGTGA